Proteins encoded within one genomic window of Desulfonatronospira thiodismutans ASO3-1:
- a CDS encoding ArsR/SmtB family transcription factor, with protein MANPQELADMFKVLATPARVRILQILKNDCLCVNALARELKITPASVSQHLRVLRDSGLVRGRKHGYYVHYEVDLENLHRWKTSAQLFLTAPLDRMPELKSKTSNQKNKEVNHGM; from the coding sequence ATGGCCAATCCCCAGGAACTTGCAGATATGTTCAAAGTGCTGGCAACGCCTGCCAGAGTACGTATTTTGCAGATACTTAAAAATGACTGTCTTTGCGTGAACGCGCTGGCCAGGGAGCTAAAAATCACTCCCGCCAGTGTATCACAGCACTTGCGGGTCCTGCGGGACAGCGGGCTGGTACGGGGCAGAAAACACGGTTATTATGTGCACTATGAGGTAGACCTGGAAAACCTGCACAGGTGGAAAACTTCGGCACAACTGTTTTTAACCGCCCCACTGGATAGAATGCCTGAGCTGAAGAGTAAAACTTCAAACCAGAAAAATAAGGAGGTCAACCATGGGATGTGA
- a CDS encoding HigA family addiction module antitoxin gives MKSKSQITTDAGRRLPRNRPPTHPGEMLFEEFVKPLRLTQVELARCLGVSYPRLNEIIKGKRSVTPDTALRLSRVLGMSPDFWLGLQQNWDLWHVMNSPEAENINRLKPIPRNQHFFA, from the coding sequence ATGAAATCGAAATCACAGATTACCACTGATGCCGGGAGGCGGTTGCCTAGGAATCGTCCGCCGACACATCCAGGGGAGATGCTTTTTGAGGAATTCGTTAAGCCACTTAGGCTTACTCAAGTAGAACTGGCTCGCTGTCTTGGCGTTTCTTATCCTCGGCTCAACGAAATTATTAAGGGTAAGCGTTCAGTAACGCCGGATACGGCTTTGCGGCTTTCCCGGGTGCTGGGCATGTCCCCGGACTTTTGGCTTGGCCTGCAACAGAATTGGGACCTCTGGCATGTCATGAACAGCCCTGAAGCAGAAAACATTAATCGTCTGAAACCAATCCCCAGGAACCAACATTTTTTTGCATAA
- a CDS encoding NfeD family protein: MDWMLWLFTALILVLVDVILFGGASGILLALGIMALIGMVCALAGISWEWQILSAALSGFIIVPVALKILRRTTPGQLLHGVEDPRIRGRSFQIHIDSTGKPRINVLGDSYPVRMEDGNGGLESGSAVNIVRFEGVTAVVRPAARTGTYDSKNTD; this comes from the coding sequence ATGGACTGGATGTTATGGCTTTTTACAGCCCTGATCCTGGTACTCGTAGACGTCATTCTTTTCGGCGGGGCCAGCGGGATACTGCTTGCTCTGGGCATCATGGCACTCATAGGGATGGTCTGTGCTCTGGCAGGTATTTCCTGGGAATGGCAGATTCTTTCAGCTGCCCTGTCTGGCTTTATTATAGTGCCTGTGGCGCTTAAAATACTTCGCAGAACTACTCCGGGACAGCTTTTACATGGAGTCGAAGACCCAAGGATCAGAGGCAGATCATTTCAGATCCATATTGACAGCACAGGCAAGCCCAGAATCAACGTTCTGGGCGACAGTTATCCTGTACGCATGGAGGATGGTAATGGAGGCCTCGAGAGCGGAAGTGCTGTCAACATCGTCCGCTTTGAGGGTGTGACTGCTGTTGTACGTCCGGCTGCAAGGACCGGCACTTACGACAGTAAAAATACTGACTGA
- a CDS encoding SPFH domain-containing protein has protein sequence MGEAASLLILLIAITFVVLIVKGLVIVPQKHAMVIERLGRYHRTIEAGLNLIIPVVDRHRPITIVRYENEQKLIRTEKRIDLREVVLDFPKQQVITKDNVGVQIDGVLYYQIMDAQSAIYGAENLVLAIQTLAQTSLRSEIGRMELDQIFESRQQINDRLQATMDEAGNKWGVKVNRVEIRDIDVPDDIRSAMNKQMAAERARRAHVREAEGYKQAEILKAEGDKEAEIQRAEGEKQAISLRAEGEKKAINLVLQAAEQTGASIDPKDVMRYLIAQGYIEALPNVAKQGDRVFLPLESTSLMGSIATIRELFSTSKA, from the coding sequence ATGGGAGAAGCCGCCAGCTTGTTGATCCTGCTCATAGCAATAACTTTTGTTGTACTTATTGTTAAAGGGCTGGTCATTGTACCTCAGAAGCACGCAATGGTCATAGAAAGACTCGGCCGCTACCACCGCACAATCGAGGCCGGCCTGAATCTGATCATTCCTGTTGTGGACCGGCATAGGCCCATCACAATAGTTCGTTATGAAAATGAGCAAAAGCTCATACGGACAGAAAAAAGGATTGATCTGCGGGAGGTGGTACTGGATTTTCCTAAACAGCAGGTCATCACCAAGGACAACGTGGGTGTTCAAATAGATGGAGTGTTGTACTATCAGATTATGGACGCGCAATCAGCCATATACGGTGCTGAAAACCTTGTGCTTGCAATACAGACCCTTGCCCAGACCTCTCTTCGCTCTGAGATAGGACGCATGGAGCTGGACCAGATCTTTGAGTCCAGACAACAGATCAATGACCGCTTGCAGGCCACTATGGACGAGGCAGGCAACAAGTGGGGAGTAAAGGTCAACCGTGTTGAAATAAGAGACATTGACGTTCCCGATGACATACGCAGCGCCATGAACAAACAGATGGCCGCTGAACGTGCCAGGCGTGCCCATGTAAGAGAGGCCGAAGGGTACAAGCAGGCAGAGATACTCAAGGCCGAGGGGGATAAAGAGGCTGAAATCCAGAGAGCAGAAGGTGAAAAACAGGCCATAAGCCTGCGGGCGGAAGGCGAGAAAAAGGCCATAAACCTGGTTTTGCAGGCAGCAGAACAAACTGGAGCTTCTATAGACCCAAAGGATGTAATGCGCTACCTCATCGCACAAGGCTATATTGAGGCTCTGCCTAACGTGGCCAAACAGGGTGACAGGGTATTCCTGCCTCTGGAATCAACAAGCTTAATGGGCTCCATAGCAACTATAAGGGAGTTGTTCAGCACTTCAAAGGCATAA
- a CDS encoding DUF4351 domain-containing protein, producing MSDEYDSPWKIALERYFPEFMEFYFPGIFADIDWSSGYDFLDKELQQVTKDAELGRRYVDKLVRVRRLSGDEGWVCVHIEVQGEAEDVFARRMFTYHYRLFDQYDKPLASLAVLADTSPGWHPDSFGYELYGCRLRFDFPAVKLLDWESEIDQLLESDNAFALVTAAHLLTKKTQGKPEERYAAKIRLIRILFARGWDRQRILDLFKVLDWLMSLPEDLESKIFNDIRQIEEEYQMPYVTSIERIALKKGMQEGIEKGMQQGMQQGMQQGMQQGMQQGMQKGEAQLLLRQLALKFGSVPEDKQRLIESADSQKLRQWSERILTAQSMDEVLNDS from the coding sequence ATGAGCGATGAATACGACAGCCCCTGGAAAATAGCACTGGAAAGATATTTCCCGGAATTTATGGAGTTTTATTTCCCTGGAATTTTTGCTGACATAGACTGGAGTTCAGGGTATGATTTTCTGGACAAAGAATTACAGCAGGTGACTAAGGATGCTGAACTTGGACGCAGGTATGTGGACAAGCTGGTGCGGGTACGCAGGTTGAGCGGAGATGAAGGCTGGGTATGCGTACATATTGAGGTGCAGGGAGAAGCCGAGGATGTTTTTGCCAGGCGGATGTTCACCTACCATTACCGGCTTTTTGATCAGTACGACAAACCCCTGGCCAGTCTTGCGGTGCTGGCTGATACCAGTCCGGGCTGGCATCCGGACAGCTTTGGCTACGAACTCTACGGCTGCCGGCTGAGGTTTGATTTCCCAGCTGTCAAGCTTCTGGACTGGGAATCGGAAATAGATCAGCTGCTTGAATCGGATAATGCTTTTGCTCTGGTTACAGCAGCGCACCTGTTGACCAAAAAGACCCAGGGCAAACCAGAGGAGCGATACGCAGCCAAGATTCGGCTGATCCGCATTCTCTTTGCAAGGGGCTGGGATCGTCAGAGAATCCTGGATCTGTTTAAAGTGCTGGACTGGCTGATGTCCCTTCCGGAAGACCTGGAATCCAAAATTTTCAATGATATTCGTCAAATTGAGGAGGAGTATCAAATGCCATACGTAACAAGCATAGAAAGAATCGCCCTTAAAAAGGGCATGCAGGAAGGCATAGAGAAAGGCATGCAGCAGGGCATGCAACAGGGCATGCAGCAGGGCATGCAACAGGGCATGCAGCAGGGCATGCAAAAAGGCGAAGCCCAGCTGCTTCTGCGCCAGCTGGCCCTTAAGTTCGGTTCTGTCCCTGAAGACAAGCAAAGGTTGATTGAGTCCGCCGATTCTCAAAAACTGAGGCAGTGGTCAGAACGTATCCTTACAGCCCAGAGCATGGACGAAGTTTTGAACGATAGCTAA
- a CDS encoding flagellar hook-length control protein: MTKKAEYMLTYGELLEILQSFDEEQLRQPAMIHIKDSEYMQQAQQVFVSDDDSAPVIIADICIQFEDEE, from the coding sequence ATGACTAAGAAGGCTGAATATATGCTGACTTATGGCGAGTTATTGGAGATTTTGCAGTCGTTTGACGAGGAGCAGTTAAGGCAGCCGGCAATGATACATATCAAGGATTCTGAATATATGCAGCAGGCGCAGCAGGTGTTCGTTTCTGATGACGACAGCGCTCCGGTTATTATTGCTGATATCTGTATCCAGTTTGAAGATGAAGAGTGA
- a CDS encoding tetratricopeptide repeat protein — protein sequence MKYILACLILLLFACQSPENIAFDQGMQASRSGEYETALEKWHPLAQQGHAEAQFNMGVLYENGLGVQKDHAQAADWYKKAAEQGLKEAQNNLGKNYAQGTGVEQDYIRAYKWLSLAAEQGLKEAAGNLDRISRHMSPEQVDQARRLISH from the coding sequence ATGAAATACATCCTGGCCTGTCTCATCCTTTTGCTTTTTGCCTGCCAGTCCCCGGAAAATATCGCTTTCGACCAGGGCATGCAGGCCTCCAGGAGTGGTGAATACGAAACCGCCCTTGAGAAATGGCATCCTCTGGCCCAGCAAGGACACGCTGAAGCCCAGTTCAACATGGGCGTTTTGTACGAAAATGGACTGGGAGTACAAAAAGACCATGCCCAGGCGGCGGATTGGTACAAAAAAGCTGCAGAGCAGGGGCTGAAAGAAGCTCAAAACAATCTTGGAAAGAACTACGCTCAAGGTACAGGTGTAGAGCAGGATTACATACGTGCATACAAGTGGCTGAGCCTGGCCGCCGAACAGGGGCTCAAGGAAGCTGCCGGCAATCTGGACCGCATCAGCCGGCATATGAGCCCCGAGCAGGTAGACCAGGCCCGCCGGCTTATCAGTCATTAG
- a CDS encoding ComEA family DNA-binding protein, translated as MNIGRKDEYGKQRRIEHRGKYLRASRTGGVALRAQAKAMGANLTANTNRGFRVSTTPLKNTQVALQNGRFVLRGRYSHGPFQFNLSKTGVTASTRNRLGTFNWIKPQRSSAKLFGVQFRGRKAVNLQVLYMLFAAVAAVCTLLFRLFVRLLEVLVLLPGIIYRATLASPYASSMLMRRYRNWRLSRTIARLERYTGREMDSWQVEELAAGAVLILAAWGRGNKTTEMASVLEQAIAEHTQEGPLQRSLQYLPDTSLRLEKYTEEFKGDPVHHLALMAMLASRLARKISEDELPEVLLEADEITLNDGPRTMLQERMLEVFGDFAGLQLFEEDSVALAEESYPAQAPDREFGHVESKLDLNSASLEELQALPHIGEERAKAIAARRPFFDMEELKEIDGIGPQRLESIRAYATVR; from the coding sequence TTGAACATCGGAAGAAAGGACGAATACGGCAAACAGCGCCGGATCGAGCACCGGGGCAAATATCTGCGGGCCAGCCGCACTGGAGGAGTTGCCCTGCGTGCCCAGGCAAAGGCCATGGGTGCTAACCTCACAGCTAATACCAACCGAGGCTTCAGGGTGAGCACCACTCCCCTGAAGAACACGCAGGTAGCCCTGCAGAACGGACGATTTGTGCTCCGTGGCCGTTACAGCCACGGTCCTTTCCAGTTCAACCTGTCCAAAACCGGAGTTACCGCCTCTACTCGCAACAGGCTGGGGACATTTAACTGGATAAAACCCCAGCGCTCCTCGGCAAAACTGTTTGGTGTGCAGTTTCGCGGCCGCAAGGCTGTAAATCTGCAAGTGCTGTACATGCTTTTTGCTGCAGTTGCCGCCGTATGCACATTACTTTTCAGACTCTTCGTCCGGCTATTGGAAGTTCTCGTATTGCTGCCTGGGATAATTTACCGGGCAACTTTGGCCTCTCCATACGCCTCAAGCATGCTCATGCGCAGATACCGCAACTGGCGGCTCTCCAGAACGATTGCCCGCCTTGAAAGGTATACGGGCAGGGAAATGGACTCCTGGCAAGTTGAAGAGCTTGCAGCCGGGGCGGTTTTGATTCTGGCCGCCTGGGGCCGTGGGAACAAAACGACAGAGATGGCTTCGGTTCTTGAGCAGGCCATTGCTGAACACACACAGGAAGGACCCTTGCAGCGCAGCCTACAATACCTGCCTGACACTTCCCTGCGCCTGGAAAAATACACAGAAGAATTTAAAGGCGATCCAGTACATCACCTGGCTCTTATGGCCATGCTGGCTTCACGCCTTGCGCGCAAGATTTCAGAAGATGAACTGCCGGAGGTGCTTTTGGAAGCAGACGAAATCACCTTGAATGACGGTCCCCGCACCATGCTGCAGGAAAGGATGCTGGAGGTGTTCGGGGACTTTGCCGGCCTGCAGCTCTTTGAAGAAGACAGTGTCGCTCTGGCAGAAGAATCTTATCCTGCACAGGCCCCTGACAGGGAATTTGGTCACGTGGAAAGCAAACTGGACCTGAACAGTGCCTCACTGGAGGAACTGCAGGCACTTCCCCATATAGGCGAGGAAAGGGCCAAAGCAATTGCGGCCCGGCGGCCATTTTTCGACATGGAGGAGCTAAAGGAAATTGACGGAATCGGACCGCAGCGCCTTGAAAGCATCCGCGCATACGCAACAGTCAGGTGA
- a CDS encoding helix-turn-helix transcriptional regulator — MDLLGRPGGITINQMSEALEVDRRSVYRLLDIIQELGFPIYDENDQPGREKSWKLDADYVLKLPNINLPDIRFTLPEIMALYFLRAESRVYRGTEIENRLESAYAKLNRFVPGGLDDQLSKLKTLFVTTGKLTKDYSGKESLIDSLTRAMLRKRTCVVSYFSFMDDTTKKFRIDPLYFFENNGGLYLFVRVTRFGDIRVLAVERIEHLEELEQEFEYPQDFDPEEKLGQAFDIVYDDPVDLEVWFSADQAKYIKERRFSCLQTSQEHPDGSITLKMKTSGWFDVKKWIMGFGSSAVVLKPEEMRNEIREETRAVLARYDEY; from the coding sequence GTGGATCTTCTTGGCAGGCCTGGCGGGATCACTATCAATCAGATGTCAGAAGCACTGGAGGTGGACCGCAGAAGCGTGTATCGTCTGCTGGACATTATCCAGGAACTGGGTTTTCCCATTTACGATGAAAACGACCAGCCCGGGCGGGAAAAATCCTGGAAGCTTGATGCCGACTATGTACTCAAGCTGCCAAACATCAATCTGCCGGACATTCGTTTCACCCTGCCCGAGATCATGGCCCTTTATTTCTTGAGGGCCGAGTCCCGGGTATACCGGGGAACTGAAATTGAAAACAGGCTGGAAAGCGCCTATGCCAAGCTTAACAGGTTTGTACCCGGCGGACTGGATGACCAGCTGAGCAAGCTTAAGACCCTGTTTGTAACCACTGGAAAGCTGACCAAGGATTACAGCGGCAAGGAGAGTCTGATAGACTCTTTGACCAGAGCTATGCTCAGAAAGAGGACCTGCGTGGTGAGCTACTTTTCCTTTATGGACGATACAACCAAGAAGTTCCGTATAGATCCCCTGTATTTCTTTGAGAACAACGGCGGGCTGTATCTTTTCGTCCGGGTGACCAGGTTCGGAGATATTCGTGTCCTTGCTGTGGAACGAATCGAACACCTTGAGGAACTGGAACAGGAATTTGAATACCCACAGGATTTTGATCCTGAGGAAAAGCTGGGCCAGGCGTTTGATATCGTATACGATGACCCCGTAGACCTGGAAGTATGGTTTTCAGCGGATCAGGCCAAATATATCAAGGAAAGACGATTCTCCTGCTTGCAGACTTCACAGGAACATCCGGACGGGAGTATCACCTTGAAAATGAAGACCTCAGGCTGGTTTGACGTAAAAAAATGGATCATGGGTTTTGGTTCAAGCGCAGTGGTGCTGAAGCCGGAAGAAATGCGCAATGAAATCAGGGAGGAGACAAGAGCTGTTCTGGCCCGCTACGATGAATACTGA
- a CDS encoding ATP-binding protein codes for MPKPRGKSRPKIKENSPEHVFRMDADDLFIRQKSAVFMRRVLELMKRIDEPAIEFIRWIIADSRQLEDLLLSKLRKHDRERILEQFSPRSHDMEAWKAVDFLVSALEATPPDHHGYVLHGVKNILDDFLSSHQSSACSIQENLNCLRETFRLSEHESEMILFIFLLGVQRPFSDYFDEHLDCQAYTGRKYLATALGIDSNQLREVLSGHLFELGLLRRKFNFLELDEDITRTLAQGNAHRLNSKYFIEVSRDYIPLKNHLLSEGTVEHILSLLKEKRESPTHILLYGPPGTGKTTFARAIADKINCPAYETVHPEDNSAHGLRKAVQACINITNEGSGSLMIVDEADSLLQAGASYFHWGEVKDKGWLNKFMEKPGVRALWITNRVDGIQESTKRRFAFSLGFKKFNRSKRIYLWNSVLNNNLAGQLVTEKEVQTLARDYDVSPGAMNMAALKSLEIAGNQEGFYASVRRSLDASKTLLHDGNICEPNESLQNDYSLEGLNIKADIEDFAGRMEMFSQALSRSGKSAGISTLFFGPPGTGKSELVRYLGRKLDRELLIKYPSDILDSYVGMNEQNIAGAFREADQEECILVFEEVDSFLSARSMAQRSWEVNMVNEFLARMERFRGLLICTTNNYSWVDRAALRRFMFKVEFDYLLPEGRQIFYRKVLSPLLEQEPTKEQMEQVKTISDLAPGDFRVVRDRFSLLPAPEVSHSELIQSLELEVKMKDKHRYGYRLGF; via the coding sequence ATGCCCAAGCCAAGAGGAAAAAGCAGGCCGAAAATAAAGGAAAACTCTCCAGAGCATGTTTTCAGGATGGATGCGGACGATCTCTTTATCAGGCAAAAATCAGCCGTCTTCATGCGAAGGGTGCTTGAGTTGATGAAAAGAATTGATGAGCCGGCCATTGAATTTATCCGGTGGATAATAGCTGACAGCCGGCAACTTGAAGATTTGCTTTTATCGAAGCTTAGAAAACATGACCGGGAGCGGATTCTAGAACAGTTCTCTCCACGTTCTCATGATATGGAAGCATGGAAAGCAGTTGATTTCCTGGTCTCAGCTTTAGAAGCAACTCCTCCGGATCATCATGGGTATGTCCTCCATGGAGTTAAAAACATTCTGGATGATTTTTTGTCTTCTCATCAAAGCAGTGCTTGCTCCATCCAGGAAAATCTAAACTGCCTCCGGGAAACTTTCAGACTTTCAGAACATGAGTCCGAGATGATACTGTTTATTTTCCTGCTGGGAGTTCAAAGACCTTTTTCTGATTATTTTGACGAGCACCTGGACTGTCAGGCTTATACAGGCAGAAAATACCTGGCCACAGCCCTGGGAATCGATTCCAATCAGCTCAGAGAAGTATTGTCCGGCCACCTTTTTGAGCTTGGCCTGTTACGTCGAAAATTCAATTTTTTAGAGCTGGATGAAGATATTACCAGGACCCTGGCTCAGGGAAATGCCCACCGGCTCAACTCCAAGTATTTCATAGAGGTAAGCAGGGATTACATACCACTCAAGAACCACCTGCTGTCCGAAGGAACCGTTGAGCATATTCTGTCTTTGCTGAAGGAAAAAAGAGAATCCCCCACCCATATACTTCTATACGGCCCACCAGGCACGGGCAAAACCACCTTTGCCAGAGCCATAGCCGATAAGATCAACTGCCCGGCTTATGAAACAGTCCATCCCGAAGACAACAGCGCCCATGGCCTGCGCAAGGCTGTCCAGGCCTGTATCAATATCACCAATGAAGGCAGCGGTTCTTTGATGATTGTGGATGAAGCCGACTCCCTGCTGCAAGCCGGGGCTTCCTATTTTCACTGGGGCGAGGTCAAGGACAAGGGGTGGCTGAACAAATTTATGGAGAAGCCAGGGGTCAGGGCCTTATGGATAACCAATCGTGTAGACGGCATTCAGGAATCAACAAAACGCAGATTTGCCTTCAGCCTTGGTTTTAAAAAATTCAATCGCTCTAAACGAATTTATCTGTGGAACTCGGTCTTGAATAATAACCTGGCTGGACAGCTGGTGACAGAAAAAGAGGTACAAACCTTGGCAAGGGACTATGATGTAAGCCCCGGAGCTATGAATATGGCTGCGCTCAAGTCTTTGGAGATAGCCGGTAATCAAGAAGGGTTCTATGCATCAGTGCGCCGCTCCCTGGATGCCTCAAAGACACTGTTGCATGACGGAAACATATGTGAACCCAATGAAAGCCTTCAGAATGATTACTCCCTGGAAGGCCTGAACATCAAGGCAGATATTGAAGACTTTGCAGGCCGGATGGAGATGTTCAGCCAGGCTCTGTCACGATCGGGCAAGAGTGCCGGGATAAGCACTCTTTTTTTCGGGCCGCCTGGCACTGGGAAAAGCGAGCTTGTCAGATATCTGGGCCGAAAGCTGGACCGTGAACTGCTGATTAAATACCCAAGCGACATCCTGGACTCCTACGTTGGAATGAATGAGCAAAACATTGCAGGCGCTTTTCGGGAAGCAGACCAGGAAGAGTGTATTCTGGTATTTGAAGAGGTTGACTCGTTTCTGTCCGCCAGAAGCATGGCCCAGCGCAGTTGGGAAGTGAACATGGTCAATGAGTTTCTGGCGCGCATGGAAAGATTTCGAGGTCTTTTGATCTGTACCACCAACAACTATTCCTGGGTGGACAGAGCTGCGCTTCGCCGGTTTATGTTCAAGGTAGAGTTTGACTATCTGCTCCCCGAAGGCAGGCAGATATTTTACCGGAAAGTTTTGTCCCCCTTGCTTGAACAAGAACCTACCAAGGAACAGATGGAGCAGGTCAAAACCATTTCAGATCTGGCTCCCGGGGATTTCCGGGTGGTCAGAGACAGATTCAGCCTGCTTCCTGCACCTGAAGTTTCTCATTCAGAGTTGATCCAGTCCCTGGAGCTTGAGGTAAAAATGAAAGACAAGCACCGATATGGCTACAGGCTGGGATTTTAG
- a CDS encoding Druantia anti-phage system protein DruA produces the protein MVQEISQKFCGREFTSEEVRLVQEVVRNCAGLSRTELSHTVSELLEWKRPGGGLKARECMDFLEQLAVHEIIDLPGKKSSGKAKPRKSIAAVQDSRPYSHLCGSVEEFTPLDVELVENREQRLLFQDLLSRYHYLGYAMPYGARLQYLIHTGRPRREVVACVQFSSPAWRIKARDQWIGWDDGTRSKRLQHVVNNSRLLILARIKNLASMALSRALQHLGVDWLERYGVEPLLVETLVDRQRFHGGCYLASNWKLLGDTSGRGRTDRAHKRHGSEVKKVLVLPLVKNAVTRLSGKGGRP, from the coding sequence ATGGTCCAAGAAATTTCTCAAAAGTTTTGTGGCAGGGAATTTACATCCGAAGAAGTAAGGCTTGTTCAGGAGGTTGTAAGGAACTGTGCGGGACTCAGTCGTACTGAATTGTCCCATACGGTCAGTGAGTTGCTGGAATGGAAGCGGCCTGGGGGCGGGCTTAAGGCCAGAGAGTGCATGGATTTTCTGGAGCAGTTGGCGGTTCATGAAATTATCGATCTTCCAGGTAAAAAGTCATCAGGGAAAGCTAAACCCAGGAAAAGCATCGCTGCTGTCCAGGACAGCCGTCCTTATAGTCATCTGTGCGGTAGTGTAGAGGAATTTACTCCGCTGGATGTTGAGCTGGTTGAAAACCGGGAACAACGGTTGTTGTTTCAGGACCTGCTCAGCAGGTACCATTATCTTGGTTATGCCATGCCTTACGGCGCACGCTTGCAATATTTGATACATACAGGCCGACCCCGCAGGGAAGTGGTTGCCTGCGTGCAGTTTTCCAGTCCGGCCTGGCGAATAAAGGCCCGAGATCAGTGGATCGGTTGGGATGACGGCACACGTTCGAAGCGCTTGCAGCATGTGGTCAACAACAGCCGGTTGTTGATCCTGGCCAGGATAAAAAATCTGGCGAGCATGGCGTTGTCCAGGGCGTTGCAGCATCTTGGTGTGGACTGGCTTGAACGTTATGGGGTTGAGCCATTGCTGGTGGAGACTCTTGTAGACAGGCAGCGTTTTCATGGGGGCTGCTATCTGGCTTCCAACTGGAAATTGCTTGGTGATACCAGTGGCCGGGGGCGTACGGATCGAGCTCACAAGCGTCATGGCTCAGAAGTTAAAAAGGTGCTGGTCCTTCCCCTGGTCAAGAACGCTGTAACCAGACTGTCAGGGAAAGGAGGCCGGCCATGA
- a CDS encoding DUF2779 domain-containing protein, translated as MQTGHKVGEIACQYLAPGGVYVGLENGFGHALKLTRDHLDFSDLPIYEATFVHDQVLIRSDIVVPTGTGLKVIEVKSSTSVKDYHIWDCAVQAWVMQGAGRPVQNIEVAVIDSSFVYPGKGDYQGLLKTENVTKTAFEMRTQVEDWVRQFLKTLQGSTPDIEMGEHCRSPFECPFMEFCLPADRPAYPLECLPRIKSQLLQDLKQEGFEDIRDIPDGRLANPTQERVRRVTQSGEEELLLEADCSHEKFSYPRYFLDFETAQFAVPVWKGTRPYQQLPFQWSCHVQDRPDNLRHMEFLDLSGEPPMRDFAESLVSSCQELGPIFVYGSFEKTVLHGLIQHMPDLAHSLQALSDRIVDLLPIIRQCYYHPEMRGSWSLKAVLPCIAPELDYTVLPGIQDGGQAQEAYAEAIHPDTTPERIEEIRKGLAAYCEMDTLALVKIVEKLGR; from the coding sequence ATGCAAACAGGCCATAAGGTCGGTGAAATCGCCTGCCAATATCTGGCTCCTGGCGGGGTGTATGTGGGGCTGGAAAACGGCTTTGGACATGCATTGAAGCTTACCCGAGACCATCTTGATTTCTCTGACCTGCCCATTTATGAAGCCACGTTTGTACATGACCAGGTTCTGATTCGTTCAGATATAGTTGTACCGACTGGAACAGGGCTCAAGGTAATCGAGGTCAAGTCGTCCACCAGTGTCAAGGATTACCATATCTGGGACTGTGCTGTTCAAGCCTGGGTTATGCAGGGGGCAGGCCGTCCTGTACAGAATATAGAGGTGGCGGTTATAGACTCTTCTTTTGTCTATCCAGGAAAAGGGGATTACCAGGGGCTTCTCAAAACTGAAAATGTGACAAAGACAGCCTTTGAAATGCGGACCCAGGTTGAAGACTGGGTCCGACAGTTTTTAAAAACTCTGCAGGGGTCAACCCCGGACATAGAGATGGGAGAGCATTGCCGTTCTCCTTTTGAATGCCCGTTCATGGAGTTTTGCCTGCCTGCCGACAGACCTGCATATCCCCTGGAATGTCTGCCGCGTATAAAGAGCCAGTTGCTTCAAGACCTCAAACAGGAAGGTTTCGAGGACATCCGGGATATCCCCGATGGAAGGCTGGCGAATCCCACTCAAGAAAGGGTCCGCAGGGTAACTCAGTCTGGCGAGGAAGAGCTTTTGCTGGAAGCGGACTGCAGTCATGAAAAATTTTCTTATCCAAGATATTTTCTTGACTTCGAGACCGCTCAATTTGCTGTCCCTGTCTGGAAAGGGACAAGGCCATATCAGCAGTTGCCATTCCAATGGTCGTGTCATGTTCAGGACAGACCTGACAATCTGCGGCACATGGAATTTCTCGATCTTTCCGGTGAACCGCCCATGCGCGACTTTGCAGAGTCCTTAGTGTCTTCTTGTCAGGAGCTTGGGCCAATATTTGTATACGGAAGTTTTGAAAAAACAGTCCTACATGGATTGATCCAGCATATGCCTGATCTGGCCCATTCTCTTCAGGCTTTGTCGGATCGGATCGTGGACCTGCTCCCAATTATCAGACAGTGTTACTATCACCCGGAAATGCGTGGGAGTTGGTCTTTAAAAGCTGTTCTGCCATGTATCGCCCCTGAACTGGATTACACCGTTTTGCCAGGAATCCAGGATGGGGGCCAGGCCCAGGAGGCCTATGCCGAAGCCATTCACCCTGATACCACACCGGAACGTATAGAGGAGATTCGAAAAGGACTGGCTGCCTATTGTGAGATGGACACCTTGGCTCTGGTCAAAATAGTAGAAAAGCTGGGCCGTTGA